The nucleotide window AAGCAGTGCTGATGACTTCAGGGTGAAGTTTCTAAAATCAGATGAATGATTTCTGTGTCTTGCAGGGTGTGTACTATCAGATTGGAGATGTTGTTTCCGTGGTTGATGAGCAGGATGGCAAAACCTACTACGCTCAGATCCGTGGCTTCATCCAGGACCAGTACTGTGAAAAGAGCGCTGCGCTCACCTGGCTCATTCCCACACAAGCCAGCCCCAAGGATTGCTTTGACCCAGCTTCCTATATCATAGGTAACCTCTAACTCTTTGTGTGCAGCTACTTGTATGTGCCCAGACtagtgcagggctctgcctttTTATGTTCTGAGCTTGTcagtatcatagaattatagaatggtttgcatttGTTGTGTTCATAGATTCAAAGATTCATAtcgtggtttgggttggaagagaccttcaagatcatccagttccaacccccctagccacgggcagggataccttccagtAGCCCATCTtcctcaaggcttcatccaacctggccttgaacactttcagggaaggggcattgacaacttccttgggcaacctgttccagtgtctcaccactgtcaccagaaaaaatttcttcctgatacccTTCCTAGTATCTTCATGTTGAACACTTAAAACACTTAGTGTGTAAGTCCTGGTATGGAGAGCTTCTACTGATTAGAAAATTATTCATAGTTTAGAAATTCCTTCTGACAGGCAGGCCACAAATGGGATGTGTAAAATACATTAGCTGAAGTACTTCACTCAGGTGGGGAAAAACGAAACCCAAAGGTCAGCCCAGCGGAAATAAAGATAGAGGTTTCTGCCCTATCGTTTGAGGCTCCTTtgccagggaagttgtggattgAGAAGGCCACATTTCTGTAAGCAATGTGGATGCTGCACTGGGTgaaaaactggctggaggggCAGGCCTAAACAGTGGTGAGAAATGAAGTTAACTCCTGTCAGTGgctggtcaccagtggtgttccccagggctcagtactggggccattTCTCTTTAATATATTTTACCAGTGGTCTGGGTGATGAGATTAAAGCACCACTggtcagtttgcagatgataccaagctgggaggcagtgttgatctgctgaagGATAGGaagactctgcagagggataTGGATAGGCTGGATCCATGGACTGAGGCCAACtatatgagattcaacaaggccaagggctgggtcctgcacttggctcacaacaaccccatgaaggctccaggtttggggcagtggctggaaactgtccagcacagaaagacctgggggtgctgggtgacagcagctggagatgagccagggtgtgcacagggggccaagaaggccaccagcatcctggcctgggtcagcaatggtgtggccaacgggaccagggaagtgattgtccccctggacttgggcactggggaggccacaccttgagctgtgggttcagttttgaggccctcactctaagaaggatagtgaggggctggagcaggtccagagaagggcaacaaagctggtgaaggttctggagaacagggctggtgaggagctgctgagggacgtgggtttgtttagtgtggagaaaaggaggctgaagggaaaccTCCTGGCTttgtacaactccctgaaaggaggctggaaccagctgggagttggtctctttgCCCTGCTATCAAGTGATagtaggagaggaaatggcctcaagttgccccaggggaggtttaggttggatatgagaagaaacttcttgactgaaagggttctcaaagcctggcacaggctcctcaggaaggtggttgagtccccatgcctggaggtgtttccaagaggcagagatgtggtgctgagggatatggcttagccccaggctcggcagagttagagaatggttgggctgggtgttctttaaggtcttttccaaccaaaacctttTAATGACTCTATCTAATTCCTGCATTTTCCAGTTTTATGTCTTTtaagcctttttattttttcctaggaCCAGAAGAAGATCTCCCAAGGAAAATGGAATATTTAGAGTTTGTTTGCCATGCACCTTCGGAATACTTCAAATCTCGGTCATCTCCCTTCCCTACAGTTCCCACAagaccagagaagggctacaTCTGGACTCATGTGGGCCCTACTCCTGCCATCTCCATTAAAGAAACTGTTGCAAATAATTTATGATTTTTTAAAGGAATACTTTGGACAAATTTCCTTGAGTGGATTCTCAGGTCTGTGGACGTCACACAACAAAATGTTGATTTTTACTTCATGGATTATGTTGCATTTTTGGTTTAAAtcctgtgaggtttttttttgaagtggaagctttctttccatttcacCTGTCAagttctgtgctgtgctttaGACATTTTTGCTCCTTTGGGGACAAAACCCACAAATTTCAGGTTCTCTTCCACTTTGATGAGCAAACTGACTTCTGAAAAGTTGCCTTTAGGTCTTGTTTTCTAACTTATTTTCCAGAAAAGGCATTAAAAGGTTCTTACTCATCCAGCGCTTTATACACATCTTTAATTTGGCCAACTCTGGCTACAGGTTCTGTTCATTCTTAGATAATTTGAGACTAGCTCTCCAAATAAACCCCAGAGTGGGTCAGGGATGCAGGTAACCATTTTCTGTTAGTCTGGTGAGGAAGGAGCTGCTTCAATTTCTCATCTTAAAAACTGTCACCCACAGGGTTATGTTCTCTTTACCCATCACTTTTGAAGGGGATTTTATTCAGCTGAACCTAAGTGAGCTTTGTATGGAGCTTTCTGCTAAGCTTTGCTTAAATAAGGGGATAAATTTCCTGGGCTGGTAGATGGAGATGTTAAAATTCCTGTTACCTGGCTTTGGTGTCTTAAGTTCCTGAGTGAGCCAACCCTGAGTTATGGGTCAAGTTTCacattgttgttattgttgagTGAGTTACCTTGGTCTCtaaaactgatttttaattgtttttcagtctttgcagttaataaaaccccaaacaactccAGTAATTAAATGAAAGCCCTCTTTGCTAAGGGAAGTGAGAAGACCTTTGTTGGATCAACCCACAGATCAATCCAGGTTCTGTATGTCAAGGGATGAATGAACTCAACACACCTGAGCTGGGTCACTGGTGCAGTTCCTGCAGGTAGGAAGGGAGCAGATTTGGAACTCGGGCTTCCTGGGGTTGAAGACCTTTTTCTATGAGTGCTGTAGTATCTCATTGTGGTTGAGGACCTACAGGACCCTACCATACagcagctttcctttttttaactcTTAACACCCTACTTGGCACTGCAGTGTCATGCTCTAATTAAATGAGTCAAGTGTGAAGGCAGAAGCCTAGAActtgtttggttggaagagacctctgagatagTTGAGTTCAGCcttcagcctaagaccaccatggccattaaaccatgtcctgcagtgccatgtccacacatttcttgagcacctaTAATTCTGTAATTTCATTACAGTAATTCCATAGATGGGCTTTAGAATAACCATGAGGGGCCCCTGACTGCTGCTGTCAGATTCCAGTCTTAGTGTGCTATGGGATTGTTAGGACTAGGA belongs to Indicator indicator isolate 239-I01 chromosome 11, UM_Iind_1.1, whole genome shotgun sequence and includes:
- the GATAD1 gene encoding GATA zinc finger domain-containing protein 1 translates to MPLGLKPTCSVCRSTSSSMWKKGGQGEILCNNCTARSAPPGPASFATTSAGAQHSNGGGGGGKQSKQEIHRRSARLRNTKYKSAPAAEKKVSTKGKGRRHIFKLKNPIKAPESVSTIITAESIFYKGVYYQIGDVVSVVDEQDGKTYYAQIRGFIQDQYCEKSAALTWLIPTQASPKDCFDPASYIIGPEEDLPRKMEYLEFVCHAPSEYFKSRSSPFPTVPTRPEKGYIWTHVGPTPAISIKETVANNL